The Nocardioides sp. S5 genome includes a window with the following:
- a CDS encoding ABC-F family ATP-binding cassette domain-containing protein, producing MITAQKLEVRAGARLLMEDVTFRIAAGDKVGLVGRNGAGKTTLTRILAGEGTPADGQVLRSGEVGYLPQDPRVGDPEVIARDRILSARGLDEVVRRLRDAEVDMADPDPKVHERGMKRWARADAELHAGGGYAAESEAAQMAAALGIEERILAQPIGTLSGGQRRRVELARILFSGAEIMLLDEPTNHLDADSIVWLRDFLKAHRGGFVVISHDNALLEATVNKVFHLDANRAVIDVYNMGWHNYLTQREDDEKRRKRERSNAENKAKVLTDQANKMRAKATKAQAAQSMLKRAEKMMAGIEGERAADKVARIAFPEPAPCGKTPLMGSELSKSYGSLEVFTAVDLAIDRGSRVVILGLNGAGKTTMLRILAGVDQPDTGEVVPGYGLKMGYYAQEHETLDVNRTVLENMHSAAPELTDTQARSVLGSFLFSGDDAHKPAGVLSGGEKTRLALAILVVSSANVLLLDEPTNNLDPASREEVLHAIRSYTGAIILVTHDEGAVRALDPDRVLLLPDGDEDLWNEDYADLVSLA from the coding sequence ATGATCACCGCCCAGAAGCTCGAGGTCAGAGCCGGCGCGCGGCTCCTCATGGAGGACGTCACCTTCCGCATCGCCGCAGGCGACAAGGTGGGCCTCGTGGGGCGCAACGGCGCCGGCAAGACGACCCTCACCCGCATCCTCGCCGGCGAGGGGACCCCCGCCGACGGGCAGGTGCTCCGCAGCGGCGAGGTCGGCTACCTCCCGCAGGACCCGCGCGTCGGCGACCCCGAGGTGATCGCGCGCGACCGGATCCTGTCCGCGCGCGGCCTCGACGAGGTCGTACGCCGCCTGCGCGACGCCGAGGTCGACATGGCCGACCCCGACCCCAAGGTCCACGAGCGCGGCATGAAGCGCTGGGCGCGCGCCGACGCCGAGCTGCACGCCGGGGGTGGCTACGCCGCCGAGTCCGAGGCCGCGCAGATGGCCGCAGCGCTCGGGATCGAGGAGCGCATCCTCGCCCAGCCGATCGGCACGCTCTCCGGTGGTCAGCGCCGCCGGGTCGAGCTCGCCCGCATCCTCTTCTCGGGCGCCGAGATCATGCTGCTCGACGAGCCCACCAACCACCTCGACGCGGACTCGATCGTGTGGCTGCGCGACTTCCTCAAGGCCCACCGCGGCGGGTTCGTGGTCATCAGCCACGACAACGCCCTGCTCGAAGCGACCGTCAACAAGGTCTTCCACCTCGACGCCAACCGCGCCGTCATCGACGTCTACAACATGGGCTGGCACAACTACCTCACCCAGCGCGAGGACGACGAGAAGCGCCGCAAGCGCGAGCGCTCCAACGCCGAGAACAAGGCCAAGGTGCTCACCGACCAGGCCAACAAGATGCGCGCCAAGGCCACCAAGGCCCAGGCCGCGCAGTCGATGCTCAAGCGTGCCGAGAAGATGATGGCCGGCATCGAGGGCGAGCGTGCAGCCGACAAGGTGGCGCGGATCGCCTTCCCCGAGCCCGCCCCGTGCGGCAAGACGCCGCTGATGGGCTCGGAGCTGTCGAAGTCCTACGGCTCGCTCGAGGTCTTCACCGCCGTCGACCTCGCGATCGACCGGGGCAGCCGCGTGGTCATCCTGGGCCTCAACGGTGCCGGCAAGACCACGATGCTGCGCATCCTGGCCGGCGTCGACCAGCCCGACACCGGCGAGGTCGTTCCGGGCTACGGCCTCAAGATGGGCTACTACGCCCAGGAGCACGAGACGCTCGACGTCAACCGCACCGTGCTGGAGAACATGCACAGCGCGGCGCCCGAGCTCACCGACACCCAGGCCCGATCCGTGCTCGGCTCGTTCCTCTTCTCCGGTGACGACGCGCACAAGCCCGCCGGCGTGCTGTCGGGCGGGGAGAAGACCCGCCTGGCGCTGGCGATCCTGGTCGTCTCCAGCGCCAACGTGCTGCTGCTCGACGAGCCCACCAACAACCTCGACCCCGCCTCCCGCGAGGAGGTGCTCCACGCGATCCGCAGCTACACCGGCGCGATCATCCTCGTCACCCACGACGAGGGCGCGGTGCGGGCGCTCGACCCCGACCGGGTGCTCCTGCTGCCCGACGGCGACGAGGACCTGTGGAACGAGGACTACGCCGACCTGGTGTCGCTCGCCTGA
- a CDS encoding neutral zinc metallopeptidase yields MRFNPKARLDTSRVREGGGGGASGGPMRIPLPGGTKAGGGIGAVLIVILFLILQQCAGGGLPSPGGGTSAGTDTSRMQDSERYANCKTGDDANSDEDCARVAVENSLVDYWAEALPSQSETQFSPASMTTFSGAVTTGCGQASSQVGPFYCPPDQGIYLDTTFFADVLEGQLGGQGGDFVEPYVLAHEYGHHVQNLMGTMGRVRTQQGADSDAVRLELQADCYAGMWTAHAEDSELITLDDGDITEALDSAKAVGDDRIQQKSGQGVDPEGWTHGSSEQRMAWFTRGYEEGSLEACDTFSASDL; encoded by the coding sequence ATGCGCTTCAACCCGAAGGCCCGGCTCGACACCTCTCGCGTCCGCGAAGGTGGCGGCGGTGGCGCCTCCGGCGGTCCGATGCGCATCCCGCTGCCCGGCGGCACCAAGGCCGGTGGCGGCATCGGTGCGGTGCTGATCGTCATCCTCTTCCTCATCCTCCAGCAGTGCGCCGGCGGCGGGCTCCCGAGCCCGGGCGGCGGGACCTCGGCCGGCACCGACACCAGCCGGATGCAGGACAGCGAGCGCTACGCCAACTGCAAGACCGGGGACGACGCCAACTCCGACGAGGACTGTGCGCGCGTGGCGGTCGAGAACTCGCTCGTCGACTACTGGGCCGAGGCGCTGCCCAGCCAGTCGGAGACCCAGTTCTCCCCCGCGTCGATGACGACCTTCAGCGGCGCCGTCACCACCGGGTGCGGCCAGGCCTCCTCGCAGGTCGGCCCGTTCTACTGCCCGCCCGACCAGGGCATCTACCTCGACACCACCTTCTTCGCCGACGTCCTCGAGGGCCAGCTCGGCGGCCAGGGCGGCGACTTCGTCGAGCCCTACGTCCTCGCCCATGAGTACGGCCACCACGTCCAGAACCTGATGGGCACCATGGGCCGGGTGCGCACCCAGCAGGGCGCCGACTCCGACGCCGTACGGCTCGAGCTCCAGGCCGACTGCTACGCCGGGATGTGGACCGCGCACGCCGAGGACAGCGAGCTGATCACCCTCGACGACGGCGACATCACCGAGGCGCTCGACTCGGCCAAGGCCGTGGGCGACGACCGGATCCAGCAGAAGTCCGGCCAGGGTGTCGACCCCGAGGGCTGGACGCACGGCTCGTCGGAGCAGCGGATGGCGTGGTTCACCCGCGGCTACGAGGAGGGCTCGCTCGAGGCGTGCGACACCTTCTCGGCCAGCGACCTCTGA